The nucleotide sequence ATGTCACGCGGGAAGCTGGCCCGGTGAAAGGGGGCACGACCGTGATCGCGTTTGTCGAGGACCCGGACGGCTATAAAATCGAACTGATCGAGCGGCCCTGAACCGGAATAGTCGGTTATGGCGCTGTCCGGTTTCAGGCTTCCGGGCTGGGATGATATTGCCGGTCCGGCTCTGGGCGGTAGATCAGTGGTGCGGATCGGCGTCACTGGACTGGCCCGCTCTGGCAAGACTGCCTTTCTGACGTCGGTGGCGGCCAATCTTCTTGCGCAGGCGGCCGGACTTGTGACGCTGCCCGCTTTGCAGACTGCGTTGCAAGGCCGTGCCCTGAGTGTGGCCATCACTCCATCCGGGACGGAGAGCATCCCCCGATTTGATTATGCCGCCCATATGGCATCGCTGGCAGCGGACCCGCCTGTATGGCCGGAGCGGACCGATACTGTTTCCATGCTCGCGCTTGATCTGACGATCAGCCGCTCTGGTTTGGCCTCGGTGTTGCCGGAGCGTCGTATCAGCCTCGAATGTCTCGACTATCCGGGCGAGTGGCTGCTGGATCTGCCGATGCTGGCACAGGACTACGAGGAATGGTCCGGCGCGGTGCTGGAGCGTCTGGAAGGACAGGGGGAGGCCGCCGGATTTCTGGGCTTCGTCAAGGCGCTTCCGGCTTCCGCCCGCGCGGATGAGGTGATTGCGGAGGAAGGTGCGCGTTTGTATCGCGCCATGCTCCATCGCCTGCGGAAGCAGGGTCTGTCCTTTCTTCAGCCGGGACGGATGTTGATGCCTCCGCCTGGGTTGGAGCCGCCATGGATGGGATTTTTCCCCAGTCTAGCCCGTGGCGGGCTGGGTGGACTGCTGAACGGGCGTTATGACCGCTATCGTCAGGCGATCAGGGATGAACTGATTGCGCCTTCCTTCGGTCATGTGGATCGGCTGGTGGTGATGGCTGATCTGCTATCCGCACTCCATGCTGGACCGGATGCTTATGCGGATGCGGCTTCTGCGCTGGGCGCGGTGGCTTCTGCGTTGCGCTGGCGCGGTGGCTGGACCGATTCCATCCCGCTGCTGCGTGAGGCGGGCCGATTTCTGCCGGAATGGCTGCGCTCGGCATTGCTGCCGGGCACTATTGCGCGGGCGGCGTTCGTTGCCAGCAAGGCGGATCACGTCGCGGAGCGTCAGCGCGGCAATCTGGCGGCGCTGATGGGTTTGCTGACGGATAGCGTTCCAGAGCGCTTCCGGCAGGAAACGACACGTGGAGGGCGCACCCGTGCCTTCGCCATGGCCTCGGTCCGTTGCACCGAGGATTTCGTGTGGACGCTGGATGGCCATCCTGTCTCCGCTGTGCGCGGGCGGCTGACCGGCAGTGATCGCATCACCCGGTCCTATCCGGGTGAGGTGCCTGACCGGCCGCCGGAGCCATCGTTCTGGGCGCACCGCTTTCTGGCGCCGCCGGATTTCGAGCCGATGCGCTTGCCGGCGGGTGGGCGGGCCGGCATTCCGCATCTTGGTCTCGATACGCTCCTCGCATGGCTGCTGGAGGATGTGCTGTGAGTGATCCGGCCACGCCCCGTCCCATCATTGCGCCCATCATTGCGCCACGTGTGGAAACAGAGGGTGAGTCTCCTATATCTGCCTCTTCCTCTGCGCGACTGAAGGAGCCTGTCTTCACGGAGCCGGAAACTCCACCCTTCATCGCACCACGTGTGGAGACAGATCACCTTCCCGCCGAGCGTCTGGAACAGGCATTGCCATCCATTCCGCTCAATCCCGGACGCGGTCTCGGCACACTGACACTGATGGCATCTGGAATAGGGCTGCTTGGAGTGGGGGTTGTGGCCCTGCTGGCGGTTGGTTTCGTGATGGATCAGTTCGCACGCAGCACGTGGCTGGGTGGAATCAGCCTGGCGGTTTCGCTCGCTGGTTTCGGTCTGCTGGGGGCGGGGTTCTGGCGGGAGGCACGCGGATTATTTGCTCTGAAGGCAGTTGATGAGGAACGGGCGGCAATTCTGGGCCAGGATGTCGAAGCGGCGCGGAAGGCAGCACGCCGTTGGTCGCGCCATGCGCGTCATGGGACGGAGGTTCTGCCTGCCATCGAGGAAGCGAAGTCTTCTGCCGCTATTGCTTCCCTGCTGCGGGCAGGTCCAGTCGCGGCGTTGCGAGAGGAGAGCGATGCGCTGGCCCGCGCAGCCGCGGTGCAGGTGTTCAGCGCGACAGCCGCGATTCCGTCGCCTGCATTGGACGGCTTTTTTGTGGCATGGCGCGGCGTGCGGCTGGTACGGCAGATAGCGGCATTGCATGGGATGCGGCCAGGCTTGCTCGGTACGCTGGCCCTGTTGCGGCGGGTGACGCTTTCAGCGGCGGCGGTCGTGACGACGGATGTGGCGCTGAATGCGGCTTTGCAGGCGTTGGGAACCCATCCGTTGCTGCGCCATGTTGCGGGCGATATGGCCGGTGCCGGAGTCGCAGCCCGGCGTATGCTGGTTCTGGCGCGGGTTACGGCGGCTGCGTGTGATCCGACACAGCGTGAGAAATAGGCGGCAACGCGTCCAGCGCGGATTGCAACATCACGGCGGCGGCCATTTTATCCACCACAGCAGCCCTTCTCTTGCGGCCAAGATCGGCGGAATTGATCAGAAGCTGATGTACCCGGCTGCTGGTTTCCCGCTCATCCCACAAAGCGGCCGGCAGGCCGGTCGCGTCAGAAAGTGCAATCGCCCAATCCCGCGCCGCCTGCGCCGCCGGGCCGAAGCTGCCATCCATCGACAAAGGCAGGCCGATAATCATGCCTCCGGCTTCTTCCTTGCGGGCGATCGTGGCGATTTCCTCTGCATTGACGCGGAGCTTGCCGCGTCTGATCGAACCGTACGGGCTGGCGATATCCAGCCGGACGTCGGACAGGGCGATGCCGATAATCCGGCTGCCGGGATCGATTCCAAGCAGCCTTTGATTGCGGGAGAGTCGGCTTTGCAGGTCGGGCACGTTGAACAGGGACATGCGCATCGTTATGGTCCGCTGCTTCTGGGAAGAACAGGGTTTCGATCAAATGGCATTGGACACCGGCGTCGTCCGGCGCATCGCCCGGTTGGCACGCATTCATGTGGATGAGGCTGATCTGGGTGCGCTGCAAGGCGAATTGAACGCGATTCTTGGTTGGGTCGACCAACTGGAAGCGGTGGATGTCAGCGCGGTGGATGGAATCGCGCCGATGACAGGCCCGGCGGATATACAGGCGGATGGCGAGACCAGCCTGGCCGTTGCGCCGATGAGGGATGATGTGGTGACGGAAGGCGATCTGTCGGACAAGGTTCTGGCCAATGCGCCCGACCGTGCCGGACCGTTTTTCGCCGTGCCGAAGGTGGTGGAATAATGAGCGCGCTGACCGATCTGACCATTGCGGAGGCCCGGGACGGGCTGCGCGCAAAACGTTTTTCAGCGCGGGAACTGACCGACGCGCATCTTGGTGCGATCGAAGCCCTCAATCCGCGTCTGAATGCCTATATCACTGTGACGCCGGATCAGGCGCGCGCACAGGCCGATGCTGCCGACCGTGCCCTTGCCTCCGGGGATGCCGTGGCGCTGACAGGTATTCCGGTCGCCAGCAAGGATATGTTCTGCTCCGAGGGCATCCGCACAACGGCAGGAAGCCGCATTCTGGAAAATTTCGTGCCGCCTTACGAGAGCGCGGTGACGGAGCGGATGCTGCGTGATGGGGCGGTGATCCTCGGCAAGGCCAATCTGGATGAATTCGCGATGGGGTCGGCCAACCTGACCTCTGCCTATGGTCCGGTGGAAAATCCGTGGAAGCGCCACGGAGATGATGCGGTGCTGGTGCCGGGTGGTTCTTCTGGCGGTTCTGCGGCGGCTGTGGCCGCGCATCTGGCGCTGGGCGCAACCGGGACCGATACAGGTGGCTCAATCCGTCAACCGGCCAGCTATTGCGGCATTGCCGGGATCAAGCCGACCTATGGACGGTGCAGCCGCTGGGGGATTGTGGCCTACGCATCCTCGCTGGATCAGGCTGGTCCGTTTGCGCGCACTGTGAGGGATAATGCGATCCTGCTGCGCTCCATGGCCGGACATGATCCACGTGACAGCACCAGCGCCATGCGTGAGGTGCCGGATTTTGAAGCCGCCTGTCAGCGCGGCGTCAAAGGGCTGCGGATCGGTCTGCCGCGTGAATATGTCGCCGATGGCATGAGTGAGGAAATCCGCATGCTCTGGCAGAACGGTGCCGCCATGCTCCGTGCCGCCGGGGCCGAGGTGGTGGACGTCAGCCTGCCGCATACAAAGCATGCTCTGGCTGCCTACTACATCATCGCACCGGCGGAGGCGTCCTCGAACCTCGCGCGCTATGACGGTGTGCGGTTCGGCCATCGCTCCACCGATAACAGGGATCTGAACGATCTCTATGAGCGCAGCCGTGCCGAAGGATTTGGTGCCGAGGTGAAGCGCCGCATCATGGTCGGCACATATGTGCTCTCGGCTGGATATTACGATGCTTATTATCTGAAGGCGCAGAAGGTGCGTGCTCTTATCGCCCGCGATTTTGCGGAGGCTTTCCGCTCGGTTGATGCGCTGCTGACCCCGACCGCGCCGAGTGCCGCCTTCGCGCAGGGCGAGACCATCGACGATCCGGTGGCGATGTATCTGAACGATGTGTTCACCGTGCCGATCAATCTGGCCGGTCTGCCCGCCATGTCCATTCCTGCCGGGTTGAGCACAACCGGGCTGCCGCTCGGCCTGCAGATTATCGGGCGGGCTTTCGATGAGGAAACGGTCTTTGCCGTGTCGGCCGCGCTGGAACAGGCGGCTGCCTTTACTCATCGCCCGGCCCTGCGTGCCGATACTCTGAATGCTGGAGCCTGAAACGAGATGAGCTACACGATTGAGGGCGCAACCGGCGCATGGGAACTGGTGATCGGGCTGGAGGTGCATGCCCAGGTCATCAGCCAGTCCAAGCTGTTCAGCGGCGCGGCAACGGCGTTCGGTGCGGAGCCGAACTCGCAGGTCAGTCTGGTGGATGCCGCTCTGCCCGGTATGCTGCCTGTGCTGAACAGGGAATGTGTCGCGCAGGCGGTCCGCACCGGGCTGGGCCTGAAGGCGCATATCAATCCGGTCAGCCGTTTCGACCGGAAGAACTATTTCTACGCCGATCTGCCGCAGGGTTATCAGATCAGCCAGTTCGCGCATCCGATTGTCGGCTCCGGCACGATCGAGATCGAGTTGCAGGACGGCTCCACACGCCAGATCGGCGTGACCCGGCTGCATCTGGAGCAGGATGCCGGTAAATCCCTGCATGATCAGGATCCGACCCGCAGCTTCATCGACCTGAACCGCTCGGGCGTTGCGCTGATGGAGATCGTCAGTGAGCCGGATATGCGCAGCCCGGAGGAGGCAGGCGCCTATCTGCGTAAATTGCGGACAATCCTGCGGTATCTCGGCACTTGTGACGGCAATATGGAGGAAGGCTCCATGCGCGCCGACGTGAATGTGTCGGTGCGCCGTGCCGGAGAGCCGTTCCGCACACGCTGCGAAATCAAGAACGTCAACTCGATCCGCTATGTGATGCAGGCGATCGAGGCCGAGGCGAAGCGCCAGATCGCGCTCTGGGAAGAGGGTGGGGAGGTTGATCAGGAAACACGCCTGTTCGATCCGTCACGAGGCGAGACCCGATCCATGCGCAGCAAGGAAGACGCGCATGATTACCGTTATTTCCCCGATCCCGATCTGCTGCCGCTGGTTCTGGATGAGGACTGGATCGAGGGGCTGAAAGCCTCCCTGCCGGAACTGCCGGATGACAAGCGGGCGCGTTTCATCGCTGAATACGGGCTGACCCCGTATGATGCAGGCGTGCTGGTAGCGGAGCAGGCCAGCGCCAGTTTCTTCGAAACGGTGGCAAAGGGGCGTGATGCCCGTTTGGCGGCGAATTACATCACCGGCGATTTGTTCGCCGTGCTGAATCGCACCGGGCGCAGCATCACCGACAGCCCGATTTCAGCGGAGGCGCTGGGCGGCTTGCTCGATCTGCTGGCCGATAACACGATCAATGGCCGTATCGCCAAGGAAGTGTTCGAGGCCATGGCCGAAACCGGAGAGCATCCGGCGGATATCGTCGAAGCCCGTGGCCTGCGTCAGGTGACTGATACCGGAGCGATCGATACGGCGGTGGCGCAGGTTCTGGAGGCCAATCCCGACAAGCTGGCGGAATATCGCTCCGGCAAGGACAAGCTGTTCGGCTTCTTCGTCGGTCAGGTGATGAAGGCCATGCAGGGCAAGGGGAATCCCGCTCTGGTCAACGAGGCACTGAAAAAGGCGCTCGGTTGAACAGGGGTATCAGATTCCGGATACAAAAAGGACCGGTCGTGAGACCGGCCCTTTTCCGTCTGGCGATGCTTGAACGCGCTCAGCCCAGCTGGGCTTCGGCGAATTCGTAATTGGCCAGCTTATCCAGATAGTTCTGGACGTAGTCGGGGCGACGGTTGCGGAAATCGACGTAGTAGCTGTGCTCCCACACATCCAGCGCCAGCAGAACCTTGCCTTCATCGGTCGCGACCGGGTTCACGCCGTTCGGGCTTTTGGTCACTTTCAGCTTGCCGTCGGAACCCATTACCAACCAGGCCCAGCCGGAGCCGAACTGGGTGGTGGCAGCGGTCTTGAACTGTTCCTTGAACGTGTCCACGCTGCCGAAATCCGCGACGAGCTTCTGTTCGAGTCGGGTCGGAATCCGGCCACCATTCGGGCTCAGATTCTGCCAGAATACGATATGGTTCCAATGCTGCCCGGCATTGTTAAACACGGGGGCGGCATCGGCCTTGTTATAGGTGGCCTTGATGATCTCTTCGAGAGATTTACCCTGCAGATCCGGGTTTTTCTCGACGAAACCGTTCAGTGCGGTCACATACGCCTGATGATGCTTGCCGTGATGCAGTTCGAGCGTTTCCTGCGACATGCCGTTGGCCGCGAGGGCATTCAGCGAATAGGGCAGGGAGGGAAGTTCAAAAGCCATGTCCAGAGTCTCCGTTTTGTGTCTCTGATGGTCGAACCAGAGCTATTGTCGCCGCTTTCCGCCGTCAAGGACACAGGCGACAGAAAGACAGGTCTTTCATGTCCCCGTCATTGAACGGACCCGTTCTCAGCCCTGCTGCCCACATTGTCAGGCGGTATGATCCGGATCGTTTTTTCGCGTCCTTGTTCGCCGCCCCGGACAAGCGTGAAAGCCTCATGCTTCTATACGCTTTGAACCATGAACTGGTTCGGGCAAGGGAAGTGGCCAGCACGCCGATTGTCGCGCTGATCCGTCTGCAATGGTGGCGGGAGGTGGTCGAGGGCGTGGAGAAACGCCATGAACTGGCGACTCCGCTGGGGGAGGCGCTGAAGGCGGGACAACTGGATCGGGAAGGGCTGCTGGCCCTGATCGAGGCGCGGGAAGCCGATATGGAGGAGTCTTTTCCCGATTCCCTGACGCTATGGCATTATCTGGAGCAGACAGCCGGACAGGTGGCTGTGCTGGCCGGGCAGATCCTTGGGGCAGGCAAAGAGGAACAGGTGCGTCTGCGCCGTCTGGGAGCCATATATGGTCTGGCTGGGGTCGTTCACGGGGTCTGTGCCCATGCAGCGCAGGGGCGCGTTCTGGTACCAGTGGCAGAGCTGCATGCGGCCGGGCTGGAGCCGGAGGCGCTGACCAGCGCGCCGCATGAGGCAGGCAATATTGCTGCCGGACCTTTGCAGGCATTGGCAACCGAGGGGCAGCGGCGATTGCGGCTATGCCGTGGCCGGGTGGGACGAGGCTGGATGGCGGCGGCTTTGCCCGCAGTGCTGGCCCGGCGCGATCTGGCCCGGCCCATTTATGGTCGCATCAACCCATCGCAGCGAGGCCTTGGAGACCGTCTGGCGGTGCTGATAGCTGCGTTAACCGGCAGAATTTAAACCGTAGCGGCTTCCTCATCCAGCCGCTTCCTCATCCAGCCGGGCAAAGACGGCGCGGGCTGTTGCCAGACCATTCATGGCGGCTGGAAAACCTGCATAGACAGCGATCTGCATAATGATCTCGATGATTTCCTGCCGTGTCAGCCCGATATGCAGCCCGGCGGCAATATGGGCGTCCAACTGGGGCAGCGCATTGCCCATCGCTGCCAGGGCGGAAATCGTGGCTATCTGGCGTGACCGCAGGTCGAGGGCTGGGCGGTCGTAAATATCGGCGAATGGAAATTCGTAGATCATGCGGGCGAAGTCGGGCGCGAATGTACCAAGCCCGTCGACGATATCCAGGCCGTGCTGCCCATGCAGGGTGTGCAGCATTTTTCGCCCGCGCTGGTAACGCTGTTCTTTGTCGTCCTGATGAGTCATGGCCATCAATCCCTGTGCATCTGAAATATGGTGCAGCATGAAGCTGTATAACGAAAAAAGGGAGCCTTCCGGCTCCCTTTTCCCGTTTGTTTCAATCGCGTGAGCGATCAGGCGGAGTAGTACATCTCGAACTCGACCGGGTGCGGCGTGTGTTCGAAGCGGTACACTTCCTTCCACTTCAGTTCGATATAGCTCTCGATCTGATCCTTGGAGAACACATCGCCCTGCAGCAGGAATTCGTGATCGGCTTCCAGAGCCTGCAGCGCTTCACGCAGCGAGCCGCAGACGGTCGGGATGTCTTTCAGTTCTTCCGGCGGCAGATCGTACAGATCCTTGTCCATCGGGTCGCCCGGATGGATCTTGTTCTTGATGCCGTCCATGCCCGCCATCAGCAGCGCGGAGTAGGCGAGGTAGGGGTTGGCGACCGGATCCGGGAACCGGACTTCGACACGCTTCGCCTTCGGGCTGGTGGTGTAAGGAATACGGCAGGAGGCCGAGCGGTTGCGGGACGAATAAGCCAGCAGCACCGGAGCCTCGAAACCTGGAATCAGGCGCTTGTAGCTGTTCGTCGACGGGTTGGTGAAAGCATTGCATGCCTTGGCATGCTTGATGATGCCGCCGATGAAGTACAGACATAGCTCGGACAGGTCGGCATAGCCATTGCCGGCGAAGAGCGGTTTGCCCGCTTTCCACAGCGAGAGGTGGGTGTGCATCCCGGAACCGTTATCGCCATAGATCGGCTTCGGCATGAAGGTTGCCGTCTTGCCGTAGCTGTGGGCGGTGTTGTGTACGCAGTATTTGTAGATCTGCATGTCGTCGGCCATGCGGGTCAGCGTGTTGAACTTGGTGCCAAGCTCATGCTGGGACTGCGCCACTTCGTGGTGGTGCTTTTCGATGACCAGACCCATTTCGCCCATGGCGGACAGCATTTCGGCGCGCAGATCGCTTTCGCCATCGACCGGCGGAACCGGGAAGTAACCGCCCTTGACGCCCGGACGGTGGCCCATATTACCTTCCGGATAGTCTTTCATGCTGGAGCCGGGGCCTTCGACGCTGTCCAGCTGGAAGGTGCCGAAATTGCCACCCGTGCCGAAACGCACGCTGTCGAAGATAAAGAATTCGGCTTCCGCACCGATGGAGACCGTGTCGGCCACGCCGGAGGTACGGACATATTGCTCGGCCAGTTTCGCGGTGGCGCGCGGGTCACGGGCATAGAACTGACCGGTGCTCGGCTCG is from Granulibacter bethesdensis and encodes:
- the gatB gene encoding Asp-tRNA(Asn)/Glu-tRNA(Gln) amidotransferase subunit GatB; its protein translation is MSYTIEGATGAWELVIGLEVHAQVISQSKLFSGAATAFGAEPNSQVSLVDAALPGMLPVLNRECVAQAVRTGLGLKAHINPVSRFDRKNYFYADLPQGYQISQFAHPIVGSGTIEIELQDGSTRQIGVTRLHLEQDAGKSLHDQDPTRSFIDLNRSGVALMEIVSEPDMRSPEEAGAYLRKLRTILRYLGTCDGNMEEGSMRADVNVSVRRAGEPFRTRCEIKNVNSIRYVMQAIEAEAKRQIALWEEGGEVDQETRLFDPSRGETRSMRSKEDAHDYRYFPDPDLLPLVLDEDWIEGLKASLPELPDDKRARFIAEYGLTPYDAGVLVAEQASASFFETVAKGRDARLAANYITGDLFAVLNRTGRSITDSPISAEALGGLLDLLADNTINGRIAKEVFEAMAETGEHPADIVEARGLRQVTDTGAIDTAVAQVLEANPDKLAEYRSGKDKLFGFFVGQVMKAMQGKGNPALVNEALKKALG
- a CDS encoding superoxide dismutase, whose product is MAFELPSLPYSLNALAANGMSQETLELHHGKHHQAYVTALNGFVEKNPDLQGKSLEEIIKATYNKADAAPVFNNAGQHWNHIVFWQNLSPNGGRIPTRLEQKLVADFGSVDTFKEQFKTAATTQFGSGWAWLVMGSDGKLKVTKSPNGVNPVATDEGKVLLALDVWEHSYYVDFRNRRPDYVQNYLDKLANYEFAEAQLG
- a CDS encoding carboxymuconolactone decarboxylase family protein gives rise to the protein MTHQDDKEQRYQRGRKMLHTLHGQHGLDIVDGLGTFAPDFARMIYEFPFADIYDRPALDLRSRQIATISALAAMGNALPQLDAHIAAGLHIGLTRQEIIEIIMQIAVYAGFPAAMNGLATARAVFARLDEEAAG
- the glnA gene encoding type I glutamate--ammonia ligase, encoding MSEKDSTPDSVSRVMDMIRENAVEYVDLRFTDPRGKWQHTAQHISTVNEDSFRDGFMFDGSSIAGWKAINESDMVLMPDPETAVMDPFAAKPSLILFCDIIEPSTGQFYARDPRATAKLAEQYVRTSGVADTVSIGAEAEFFIFDSVRFGTGGNFGTFQLDSVEGPGSSMKDYPEGNMGHRPGVKGGYFPVPPVDGESDLRAEMLSAMGEMGLVIEKHHHEVAQSQHELGTKFNTLTRMADDMQIYKYCVHNTAHSYGKTATFMPKPIYGDNGSGMHTHLSLWKAGKPLFAGNGYADLSELCLYFIGGIIKHAKACNAFTNPSTNSYKRLIPGFEAPVLLAYSSRNRSASCRIPYTTSPKAKRVEVRFPDPVANPYLAYSALLMAGMDGIKNKIHPGDPMDKDLYDLPPEELKDIPTVCGSLREALQALEADHEFLLQGDVFSKDQIESYIELKWKEVYRFEHTPHPVEFEMYYSA
- a CDS encoding YcjX family protein — translated: MALSGFRLPGWDDIAGPALGGRSVVRIGVTGLARSGKTAFLTSVAANLLAQAAGLVTLPALQTALQGRALSVAITPSGTESIPRFDYAAHMASLAADPPVWPERTDTVSMLALDLTISRSGLASVLPERRISLECLDYPGEWLLDLPMLAQDYEEWSGAVLERLEGQGEAAGFLGFVKALPASARADEVIAEEGARLYRAMLHRLRKQGLSFLQPGRMLMPPPGLEPPWMGFFPSLARGGLGGLLNGRYDRYRQAIRDELIAPSFGHVDRLVVMADLLSALHAGPDAYADAASALGAVASALRWRGGWTDSIPLLREAGRFLPEWLRSALLPGTIARAAFVASKADHVAERQRGNLAALMGLLTDSVPERFRQETTRGGRTRAFAMASVRCTEDFVWTLDGHPVSAVRGRLTGSDRITRSYPGEVPDRPPEPSFWAHRFLAPPDFEPMRLPAGGRAGIPHLGLDTLLAWLLEDVL
- the gatC gene encoding Asp-tRNA(Asn)/Glu-tRNA(Gln) amidotransferase subunit GatC, whose product is MALDTGVVRRIARLARIHVDEADLGALQGELNAILGWVDQLEAVDVSAVDGIAPMTGPADIQADGETSLAVAPMRDDVVTEGDLSDKVLANAPDRAGPFFAVPKVVE
- a CDS encoding squalene/phytoene synthase family protein, with protein sequence MSPSLNGPVLSPAAHIVRRYDPDRFFASLFAAPDKRESLMLLYALNHELVRAREVASTPIVALIRLQWWREVVEGVEKRHELATPLGEALKAGQLDREGLLALIEAREADMEESFPDSLTLWHYLEQTAGQVAVLAGQILGAGKEEQVRLRRLGAIYGLAGVVHGVCAHAAQGRVLVPVAELHAAGLEPEALTSAPHEAGNIAAGPLQALATEGQRRLRLCRGRVGRGWMAAALPAVLARRDLARPIYGRINPSQRGLGDRLAVLIAALTGRI
- the gatA gene encoding Asp-tRNA(Asn)/Glu-tRNA(Gln) amidotransferase subunit GatA, whose protein sequence is MSALTDLTIAEARDGLRAKRFSARELTDAHLGAIEALNPRLNAYITVTPDQARAQADAADRALASGDAVALTGIPVASKDMFCSEGIRTTAGSRILENFVPPYESAVTERMLRDGAVILGKANLDEFAMGSANLTSAYGPVENPWKRHGDDAVLVPGGSSGGSAAAVAAHLALGATGTDTGGSIRQPASYCGIAGIKPTYGRCSRWGIVAYASSLDQAGPFARTVRDNAILLRSMAGHDPRDSTSAMREVPDFEAACQRGVKGLRIGLPREYVADGMSEEIRMLWQNGAAMLRAAGAEVVDVSLPHTKHALAAYYIIAPAEASSNLARYDGVRFGHRSTDNRDLNDLYERSRAEGFGAEVKRRIMVGTYVLSAGYYDAYYLKAQKVRALIARDFAEAFRSVDALLTPTAPSAAFAQGETIDDPVAMYLNDVFTVPINLAGLPAMSIPAGLSTTGLPLGLQIIGRAFDEETVFAVSAALEQAAAFTHRPALRADTLNAGA
- the ruvX gene encoding Holliday junction resolvase RuvX; translated protein: MSLFNVPDLQSRLSRNQRLLGIDPGSRIIGIALSDVRLDIASPYGSIRRGKLRVNAEEIATIARKEEAGGMIIGLPLSMDGSFGPAAQAARDWAIALSDATGLPAALWDERETSSRVHQLLINSADLGRKRRAAVVDKMAAAVMLQSALDALPPISHAVSDHTQPP
- a CDS encoding DUF697 domain-containing protein, with the protein product MSDPATPRPIIAPIIAPRVETEGESPISASSSARLKEPVFTEPETPPFIAPRVETDHLPAERLEQALPSIPLNPGRGLGTLTLMASGIGLLGVGVVALLAVGFVMDQFARSTWLGGISLAVSLAGFGLLGAGFWREARGLFALKAVDEERAAILGQDVEAARKAARRWSRHARHGTEVLPAIEEAKSSAAIASLLRAGPVAALREESDALARAAAVQVFSATAAIPSPALDGFFVAWRGVRLVRQIAALHGMRPGLLGTLALLRRVTLSAAAVVTTDVALNAALQALGTHPLLRHVAGDMAGAGVAARRMLVLARVTAAACDPTQREK